Proteins encoded together in one Mus pahari chromosome 9, PAHARI_EIJ_v1.1, whole genome shotgun sequence window:
- the Rnf41 gene encoding E3 ubiquitin-protein ligase NRDP1, translating to MGYDVTRFQGDVDEDLICPICSGVLEEPVQAPHCEHAFCNACITQWFSQQQTCPVDRSVVTVAHLRPVPRIMRNMLSKLQIACDNAVFGCSAVVRLDNLMSHLSDCEHNPKRPVTCEQGCGLEMPKDELPNHNCIKHLRSVVQQQQTRIAELEKTSAEHKHQLAEQKRDIQLLKAYMRAIRSVNPNLQNLEETIEYNEILEWVNSLQPARVTRWGGMISTPDAVLQAVIKRSLVESGCPASIVNELIENAHERSWPQGLATLETRQMNRRYYENYVAKRIPGKQAVVVMACENQHMGDDMVQEPGLVMIFAHGVEEI from the exons ATGGGGTATGATGTGACCCGTTTCCAGGGGGACGTTGACGAGGACCTTATCTGCCCTATTTGCAGTGGCGTCTTGGAGGAGCCAGTGCAG GCTCCTCATTGTGAGCATGCCTTCTGCAACGCCTGCATCACTCAATGGTTCTCTCAGCAGCAGACGTGTCCGGTAGACCGTAGCGTTGTCACGGTTGCCCACCTGCGCCCAGTACCTCGGATCATGCGGAACATGTTGTCAAAGCTACAGATTGCCTGTGACAACGCTGTGTTTGGCTGCAGTGCTGTTGTCAGGCTTGACAACCTCATGTCCCACCTCAGTGACTGTGAGCACAACCCGAAGCGGCCTGTGACCTGTGAGCAGGGCTGTGG CCTGGAGATGCCCAAAGATGAACTGCCAAACCACAATTGCATTAAGCACCTGCGCTCCGTGGTCCAGCAGCAGCAGACTCGAATCGCAGAGCTGGAGAAGACATCTGCTGAACACAAGCACCAGCTGGCAGAGCAG AAGCGAGACATTCAGCTGCTGAAGGCATATATGCGAGCCATCCGCAGTGTCAACCCCAACCTTCAGAACCTGGAGGAGACAATCGAGTACAACGAGATCCTCGA GTGGGTGAACTCCCTACAGCCTGCAAGAGTGACCCGCTGGGGAGGCATGATCTCCACTCCTGACGCTGTGCTTCAGGCTGTAATCAAGCGCTCCCTCGTGGAAAGTGGCTGCCCAGCCTCCATCGTCAACGAGCTGATTGAAAATGCCCATGAACGCAGCTGGCCCCAGGGTCTGGCCACACTAGAGACAAGACAGATGAACCGGCGCTACTATGAGAACTACGTGGCCAAGCGCATCCCTGGCAAGCAGGCTGTAGTGGTGATGGCCTGTGAGAACCAGCACATGGGGGACGACATGGTGCAGGAGCCAGGGCTCGTCATGATATTTGCGCATGGTGTGGAGGAGATATAA